The following proteins are co-located in the Triticum aestivum cultivar Chinese Spring chromosome 1A, IWGSC CS RefSeq v2.1, whole genome shotgun sequence genome:
- the LOC123059516 gene encoding putative respiratory burst oxidase homolog protein H, producing the protein MASSSEGYVDVPLGGEHHQQPPPQPHPYSAPTMRKQPSRLTSGMKRLASRVTSFRVPDMGLKRTHSSAQPALKGLRFLDKAAAGKDGWKSVEKRFDEMSADGRLHQENFAKCIGMADSKEFASEVFVAMARRRKIDPEQGLTKEQLQECWEEMSDNNFDARLRIFFDMCDKNGDGKLTEDEVKEIIVLSAGANKLAKLKKHAATYASLIMEELDPDARGYIEIWQLEKLLRKMVMEEGSQDQMDQASTSLAKTMVPSSHRSPMQKQIHETVDFIHENWKRIWFLALWGVANIALFIFKFIQYRNRAVFEVMGYCVCIAKGAAETTKLNMALILLPVCRNTLTALRSTALSAVIPFDDNINFHKVIAVGIAIGAGMHTVVHLTCDFPRLVSCPSDKFQEKLGPFFNYVQPTWGTLFASTPGWTGILLVLIMSFSFTLATTSFRRSVVKLPSPLHHLAGFNSFWYAHHLLVFAYILLVMHSYYLFLTKPWYKKTGWMYIAVPVIFYASERATRRVREKNYGVTVIKAAIYPGNVLSLYMKKPSSFKYKSGMYLFVKCPDVSPFEWHPFSITSAPGDDYLSVHIRTLGDWTTELRNLFGKACEEEVNSKKATLSRLETTVIAEGADENTRFPKIFVDGPFGAPAQNYKKYDILFLIGLGIGATPFISILKDLLHNIKSNNEQQSMNDEEAGSSFKSNGPSRAYFYWVTREQGSFEWFKGVMNEVAECDSDNAIEMHNYLTSVYEEGDARSALIAMVQSLQHAKNGVDIVSGSKIRTHFARPNWRKVYSDLANTHKNARIGVFYCGSPTLTKTLRELAIEFSHTTTTRFHFHKENF; encoded by the exons ATGGCGTCGTCGTCGGAGGGGTACGTGGACGTGCCGCTCGGCGGCGAGCATCAtcagcagccgccgccgcagccgcaccCGTACTCGGCGCCCACCATGCGGAAGCAGCCGTCGCGGCTGACGTCCGGGATGAAGCGGCTGGCGTCGAGGGTCACCTCCTTCCGCGTGCCCGACATGGGCCTCAAgcgcacccactccagcgcgcagcCGGCGCTCAAGGGCCTCCGCTTCCTCGACAAGGCCGCCGCCGGCAAGGACGGCTGGAAGTCCGTCGAGAAGCGCTTCGACGAGATGAGCGCCGACGGCCGCCTCCACCAGGAGAACTTCGCCAAGTGCATCG GCATGGCGGACTCCAAGGAATTCGCAAGCGAGGTGTTCGTGGCGATGGCGAGGAGAAGGAAGATCGACCCAGAACAAGGACTCACCAAGGAGCAGCTCCAGGAGTGCTGGGAAGAGATGTCTGACAACAACTTCGATGCACGGCTGCGCATATTCTTTGACAT GTGCGACAAGAACGGCGACGGAAAGCTCACAGAAGATGAGGTCAAGGAG ATCATTGTGCTGAGCGCGGGGGCGAACAAGCTTGCCAAGCTGAAGAAACATGCTGCGACCTACGCCTCGCTCATCATGGAGGAGCTGGACCCTGATGCCCGCGGCTACATTGAG ATTTGGCAGCTGGAGAAGCTACTCCGTAAGATGGTGATGGAAGAGGGGTCACAGGATCAGATGGACCAGGCGTCAACCAGCCTCGCCAAGACAATGGTTCCGTCCAGTCACCGGAGCCCAATGCAGAAACAGATTCACGAGACCGTCGACTTCATCCACGAGAACTGGAAGAGGATATGGTTCCTGGCGCTGTGGGGGGTCGCCAACATTGCCCTCTTCATATTCAAGTTCATACAGTACAGGAATCGGGCCGTCTTCGAGGTGATGGGGTACTGTGTCTGCATCGCCAAGGGTGCCGCTGAGACGACCAAGCTGAACATGGCCCTCATACTCCTCCCGGTGTGCCGAAACACGCTAACAGCACTCCGGTCGACTGCACTCAGCGCCGTCATACCATTTGACGACAACATAAACTTCCACAAG GTTATCGCGGTTGGAATTGCAATTGGAGCGGGTATGCATACGGTTGTTCACCTGACCTGCGACTTCCCAAGGCTGGTCTCCTGCCCAAGTGACAAGTTCCAGGAGAAGCTGGGGCCCTTCTTCAACTATGTTCAACCAACATGGGGAACTCTGTTCGCGAGCACTCCAGGGTGGACTGGTATCCTCCTGGTCCTCATAATGTCATTCTCCTTTACACTGGCGACAACCTCCTTCAGGAGGAGCGTCGTGAAGCTGCCATCGCCACTGCACCACCTGGCTGGCTTCAATTCCTTCTGGTATGCCCACCACCTGCTGGTGTTTGCATATATCCTTCTGGTGATGCACTCCTACTACTTATTCCTCACCAAGCCGTGGTACAAGAAAACG GGATGGATGTACATAGCAGTTCCTGTTATCTTCTATGCCAGCGAGAGAGCCACCAGAAGAGTTCGTGAGAAGAATTATGGAGTGACTGTCATCAAG GCAGCAATTTACCCAGGAAATGTTCTCTCTCTTTACATGAAGAAGCCATCAAGTTTCAAATACAAAAGTGGGATGTACCTCTTTGTAAAATGCCCAGACGTCTCGCCTTTTGAATG GCATCCCTTCTCCATCACCTCTGCACCTGGGGACGACTACTTGAGTGTACATATCCGCACATTAGGTGACTGGACAACAGAACTAAGGAACCTATTTGGGAAG GCCTGTGAAGAAGAAGTAAATTCCAAGAAGGCTACACTATCAAGACTTGAGACCACAGTCATAGCAGAAGGCGCGGACGAGAATACTAG ATTTCCCAAGATCTTTGTTGATGGCCCTTTCGGTGCACCAGCTCAAAATTACAAGAAATACGACATCCTTTTCCTTATTGGCCTTGGAATTGGTGCAACTCCTTTCATCAGCATACTGAAGGATCTCCTGCACAACATAAAGTCTAATAAT GAGCAGCAAAGCATGAATGACGAGGAGGCAGGCAGCAGCTTCAAGAGCAACGGGCCAAGCCGAGCTTACTTCTATTGGGTTACCAGGGAACAAGGCTCCTTTGAATGGTTCAAAGGTGTCATGAATGAAGTTGCTGAATGTGATAGCGAT AATGCAATAGAGATGCACAACTACCTAACCAGTGTGTACGAGGAAGGAGATGCGAGGTCAGCTCTGATTGCCATGGTTCAATCGCTCCAACACGCAAAAAATGGTGTGGATATCGTCTCCGGCAGCAAG ATCCGGACACATTTTGCAAGGCCAAACTGGAGAAAGGTGTACTCTGATTTGGCAAATACCCACAAGAATGCTCGTATAG GTGTTTTCTATTGTGGATCTCCGACGCTTACAAAAACACTCAGGGAACTTGCAATAGAATTCAGCCACACGACAACAACACGGTTCCATTTCCACAAGGAGAACTTCTAA